In Mycobacterium sp. 050128, one genomic interval encodes:
- a CDS encoding ferredoxin reductase: protein MGRKFQSVTANVVDTKRPTVAGAERHPGWHALRQLAARITTPLLPDDYLHLANPLWSARELRGRIVQVRRETEDSATLVIKPGWGFSFDFEPGQYIGIGLRMDGRWRWRSYSLTSSPVARSGSGPERTVTITVKAMPEGFLSSHLVAGVEPGTIVRLAAPQGNFVLPDPAPASMLFLTAGSGITPVMSMLRTLVRRKQIGDIQHIHSAPTESDVMFGSELTALASVHPGYRLRVRETRAQGRLDLARLDDEVPDWRERQTWACGPEGMLAQAEKVWAAAGISDRLHLERFAVAKAAPAGEGGTVTFGRTGRTVAADAATSLMDAGEGAGIQMPFGCRMGICQSCVVPLLEGHVRDLRTGQEHEPGSRVQTCVSAASGDCVLDI, encoded by the coding sequence ATGGGTAGGAAATTCCAATCGGTCACCGCGAATGTCGTCGACACCAAGCGCCCCACCGTCGCGGGGGCGGAACGGCATCCCGGCTGGCATGCGCTGCGCCAGCTCGCTGCGCGCATCACGACGCCGCTGTTGCCCGACGACTATCTGCATCTGGCCAACCCGCTGTGGTCGGCCCGGGAATTGCGGGGCCGCATCGTGCAGGTCCGCCGCGAGACCGAGGACTCCGCGACCCTGGTCATCAAGCCGGGCTGGGGTTTCAGCTTCGACTTCGAGCCGGGCCAGTACATCGGGATCGGACTGCGGATGGACGGCCGCTGGCGCTGGCGGTCGTACTCGCTGACCTCGAGCCCGGTCGCGCGGTCGGGGTCCGGCCCCGAGCGCACCGTGACGATCACCGTCAAGGCGATGCCGGAAGGCTTCCTGTCCAGCCACCTGGTGGCCGGCGTCGAGCCGGGAACCATCGTGCGGCTGGCCGCACCCCAGGGCAATTTCGTCCTGCCCGACCCGGCTCCGGCGTCGATGCTGTTCCTCACTGCGGGATCGGGGATCACGCCGGTGATGTCAATGTTGCGAACGCTGGTGCGCCGCAAGCAAATTGGTGACATTCAGCACATCCATTCGGCGCCCACCGAATCGGACGTGATGTTCGGCAGCGAGTTGACCGCGCTCGCGTCGGTGCACCCCGGTTACCGGTTGCGGGTACGCGAGACCCGAGCGCAGGGGCGGCTCGACCTCGCCCGGCTCGACGACGAGGTGCCGGACTGGCGCGAACGTCAAACCTGGGCCTGCGGACCCGAGGGCATGCTGGCCCAGGCCGAGAAGGTCTGGGCGGCCGCGGGGATCAGCGACCGGTTGCACCTGGAGCGGTTCGCGGTGGCCAAGGCGGCACCGGCCGGGGAGGGCGGAACGGTGACCTTCGGCCGAACCGGTCGCACGGTGGCCGCCGACGCCGCGACCTCGCTGATGGACGCGGGGGAGGGGGCCGGAATCCAGATGCCCTTCGGCTGCCGGATGGGTATCTGCCAGTCCTGCGTGGTACCCCTGCTGGAGGGCCACGTCCGTGACCTGCGAACCGGGCAGGAACACGAGCCCGGGAGCCGAGTGCAGACCTGCGTGTCGGCCGCTTCCGGCGATTGTGTGCTCGACATTTAA
- the mddA gene encoding methanethiol S-methyltransferase: MSRYLTICYGAVAYLLFLVSFVYAIGFVGNMVVPRSVDHALSAPVGLAVLIDALLLGIFAIQHSVMARPAFKRWWTRFVPPSIERSTYVILASAALLLLYWQWRTLPDLVWDVSLPAARVVLWALFWLGWATVFFSSFMVSHFDLFGLRQVYLAWRGKPYRELDFRVRYLYRLVRHPLMLGFLIAFWATPTMSVGHLLFSAATTGYILIALRLEEHDLVESLGEQYRAYRREVPALVPGTRRHPHAAAGQH, from the coding sequence ATGAGTCGATATTTGACAATCTGTTACGGCGCAGTGGCTTATCTGCTGTTCCTGGTGTCGTTTGTCTATGCAATCGGATTCGTCGGCAACATGGTGGTGCCACGAAGTGTCGACCACGCGCTCTCGGCGCCCGTCGGCTTGGCGGTGCTGATTGACGCACTGCTGCTAGGTATTTTCGCAATTCAGCACAGCGTCATGGCGAGGCCCGCGTTCAAGAGATGGTGGACCCGATTTGTGCCCCCTTCGATCGAACGCAGCACCTACGTGATCCTGGCGAGTGCCGCGCTATTGCTGCTCTACTGGCAGTGGCGCACGCTGCCCGACCTCGTGTGGGACGTGAGTCTGCCGGCGGCACGGGTGGTTTTGTGGGCGTTGTTCTGGCTCGGCTGGGCTACGGTGTTCTTCTCGTCCTTCATGGTCAGCCACTTCGACCTGTTCGGCCTGCGGCAGGTGTACCTGGCCTGGCGCGGAAAACCCTACCGCGAGTTGGACTTTCGTGTTCGGTACCTGTACCGGTTGGTGCGTCACCCGCTGATGCTGGGTTTCCTGATCGCATTCTGGGCGACACCCACGATGTCGGTCGGGCACCTGCTGTTCAGCGCCGCCACAACGGGTTACATCCTGATCGCGCTGCGGCTGGAAGAACACGACCTGGTCGAGTCGCTGGGCGAGCAGTACCGTGCCTACCGTCGCGAGGTCCCGGCGCTGGTGCCCGGGACACGGCGGCACCCGCACGCGGCGGCCGGCCAGCACTAG
- a CDS encoding cation:proton antiporter regulatory subunit — translation MDVKEVLLPGVGLRYEFVSHKGDRIGIIARRGGDFDIVLYGSDDPDQARPVFHLTDEEADTMAQILGAPRIAERFTELTREVPGLEAGQVHIEPGSPFVDKPLGDTHARTRTGASIVAIVRDEDVLASPGPAEMLRERDVLIVIGTEEGIAAVEQIVDKG, via the coding sequence ATGGATGTCAAGGAGGTGTTGCTGCCGGGCGTCGGCCTGCGATACGAGTTCGTCAGCCACAAGGGCGACCGGATCGGCATCATCGCGCGACGCGGCGGCGACTTCGACATCGTCCTGTACGGTTCCGACGATCCGGACCAGGCCCGGCCGGTGTTTCACCTCACCGACGAAGAGGCCGACACCATGGCCCAGATTCTGGGCGCTCCCCGCATTGCCGAGCGGTTCACCGAGCTCACCCGTGAAGTGCCCGGGCTAGAGGCGGGTCAGGTCCATATCGAGCCGGGCAGCCCGTTCGTCGACAAACCGTTGGGCGACACCCACGCTCGCACCCGCACCGGGGCGTCGATCGTCGCGATCGTGCGCGACGAGGATGTGCTCGCCTCTCCTGGTCCGGCCGAAATGCTAAGGGAGCGAGACGTTTTGATCGTCATCGGCACCGAAGAGGGCATCGCCGCCGTCGAGCAGATCGTCGACAAGGGCTGA
- a CDS encoding DUF6912 family protein, which yields MGATQVYIPATLTMLQQLVAEDSLRPVNGTAFAVTPTLREAYAEGDEDELADVALREAALASLRLLADREAGGADQSARPRRAVLAAEVDDVTFRPDLDDAVVRIGGPVSMDQVVAAYVDNAGAEEAVAKAIEAIDAADLGDEDADLIVGDAQDHDLAWYANQELPFLLELL from the coding sequence ATGGGCGCGACCCAGGTCTACATTCCGGCCACACTGACGATGCTGCAGCAGCTCGTCGCCGAGGACTCGCTGCGGCCGGTCAACGGCACCGCATTCGCGGTGACGCCGACACTGCGCGAGGCCTACGCGGAAGGCGACGAGGACGAGCTCGCTGACGTCGCGTTGCGTGAGGCGGCGCTGGCCTCGCTGCGGCTGCTGGCGGACCGGGAAGCCGGCGGAGCCGATCAGTCGGCACGGCCACGGCGCGCGGTGCTGGCCGCCGAGGTCGATGACGTCACCTTCCGTCCCGATCTCGACGATGCGGTGGTCAGAATCGGCGGGCCGGTCTCGATGGACCAGGTGGTCGCGGCCTATGTCGACAACGCCGGCGCCGAAGAGGCGGTCGCCAAGGCGATTGAGGCCATCGACGCCGCTGACCTGGGGGATGAGGATGCGGACCTGATCGTCGGCGACGCCCAGGACCACGATTTGGCGTGGTATGCGAACCAGGAATTGCCGTTCCTGCTCGAGCTGTTGTGA
- a CDS encoding WS/DGAT/MGAT family O-acyltransferase, with protein sequence MVTRLSTSDASFFRLENTATPMYVGSLSILQRPRAGLSYETLLAAVEQRLPQIPRYRQKVREVGVGMARPVWIDDADFDITYHIRRSALPSPGSDEQLHELVARLAARPLDKKRPLWEMYLVEGLAQNRVALYTKSHQALINGMTALEIGHVIADRTRKPAPFPEDLWVPEREPGSTRLLVGALTDWMVGPGAQLQAVGSAMAGLATNYGELLNVGRRVFDIARTVARGTAPSSPLNATVSRHRRFTVARGSLEDYRTVRARYDCDINDVVLAVVTGALSNWLMSRGEGVSSSATIRAMAPLSVYAEDQHDSTGPGQMISQVTPFLVDLPVGEGNAVVRLSQIAHATESNPSAARLVDARTIVTLSGFAPPTLHAMGIRVATNFSARLFNLLITNAPGAQSQMYVAGTKLLETYAVPPLLHNQALAIGVTSYNGTLYFGINADREAMSDVDLLPALLKQSLEELLEASR encoded by the coding sequence ATGGTGACCCGGTTGTCCACATCGGACGCATCCTTCTTTCGGCTCGAAAACACCGCCACCCCGATGTACGTCGGATCGCTGTCCATCCTGCAGCGTCCGCGCGCCGGACTGAGCTACGAGACGCTGCTCGCCGCCGTCGAACAGCGGTTGCCGCAAATACCTCGCTATCGGCAGAAGGTGCGTGAAGTCGGGGTCGGCATGGCCAGGCCGGTGTGGATCGACGACGCCGACTTCGACATCACCTACCACATCCGGCGGTCGGCACTGCCGTCACCGGGCAGCGACGAGCAGCTGCACGAGCTCGTCGCCCGGCTGGCCGCGCGGCCGTTGGACAAGAAACGACCGTTGTGGGAGATGTACCTGGTCGAGGGGCTGGCCCAAAACCGGGTCGCCCTCTACACCAAGTCGCATCAGGCGTTGATCAATGGGATGACCGCGCTCGAGATCGGCCACGTGATCGCCGATCGGACCCGAAAGCCGGCGCCGTTCCCCGAGGACCTCTGGGTCCCGGAACGCGAGCCCGGCTCGACGCGGCTGCTGGTGGGCGCGCTCACCGACTGGATGGTGGGGCCGGGTGCGCAGCTGCAGGCCGTCGGCTCCGCGATGGCCGGGCTGGCGACGAACTACGGCGAGCTGCTCAACGTGGGCCGCCGGGTCTTCGACATCGCGCGCACCGTCGCGCGCGGTACCGCGCCCAGTAGCCCGCTCAATGCCACCGTCTCGCGTCATCGGCGGTTCACCGTCGCCCGCGGAAGTCTCGAGGACTACCGCACGGTGCGCGCACGCTACGACTGCGACATCAACGATGTGGTGCTGGCGGTCGTGACCGGCGCCCTGAGCAACTGGCTGATGTCGCGCGGGGAAGGGGTGTCGTCGAGCGCGACGATCCGGGCGATGGCACCACTTTCGGTGTATGCCGAGGATCAGCACGATTCGACCGGGCCCGGCCAGATGATCAGTCAGGTCACCCCGTTCCTGGTCGACCTGCCGGTGGGCGAGGGCAATGCCGTGGTGCGGCTGTCGCAGATCGCGCATGCCACCGAGTCGAATCCGTCCGCCGCGCGGCTGGTCGACGCCCGGACCATCGTCACCTTGTCGGGCTTCGCGCCGCCCACCCTGCACGCCATGGGCATCCGGGTCGCCACCAACTTCTCGGCGCGGTTGTTCAACTTGTTGATCACCAATGCGCCCGGAGCCCAGTCGCAGATGTACGTCGCCGGCACCAAGCTGCTGGAGACCTACGCGGTACCGCCGCTGCTGCACAATCAGGCGCTCGCCATCGGTGTGACCTCCTACAACGGGACGCTGTATTTCGGAATCAACGCCGACCGCGAGGCGATGAGCGATGTCGACCTGCTGCCGGCGTTGTTGAAGCAATCACTCGAGGAACTACTCGAAGCTTCCCGCTAG
- a CDS encoding cation:proton antiporter, translating to MQVSGALLFQLGALLAALAVLGAISRRLALSPIPVYLMAGLSLGKGGIWPMAASGEFIMTGAPIGVVLLLLTLGLEFSATEFAASLRHHLPSAGVDVVLNATPGAVAGWLLGLDGIAILALAGVTYISSSGVIARLLEDLGRLGNRETPAVLSVLVLEDFAMAAYLPLFAVLASGGTGLEAVAGMAVAVGALFAAFFASYYWGHHVGRLVANADSEQLLLRVLGVTLLVAALAESLHASAAVGAFLVGLTLTGDTAKRARKVLGPLRDLFAAIFFVAIGLQVDPHELVPMLPVALLLAAVTAATKVATGIFAARRDGVARRGQLRAGTALVARGEFSLIIIGLAGAAIPTVAALATAYVFVMATLGPVLARFSGGPSPASGWGPRAAGEGPQPEGAGSPA from the coding sequence GTGCAGGTTTCGGGGGCGCTGCTGTTTCAGCTAGGCGCCCTCCTCGCCGCACTCGCGGTGTTGGGGGCCATCTCGCGGCGGTTGGCGCTGTCGCCGATCCCGGTCTATCTGATGGCGGGTCTTTCGCTGGGCAAAGGTGGCATCTGGCCGATGGCCGCCTCGGGCGAGTTCATCATGACGGGTGCGCCCATCGGCGTCGTGCTGTTGCTGCTGACCCTCGGACTGGAGTTTTCCGCGACGGAATTCGCCGCCAGCTTGCGTCACCACCTGCCGTCGGCCGGGGTCGACGTGGTCCTCAACGCCACGCCGGGAGCGGTGGCGGGGTGGCTGCTGGGCCTCGACGGCATCGCGATCCTGGCACTGGCCGGCGTCACCTACATCTCGTCTTCGGGTGTGATCGCGCGCCTGCTGGAGGACCTGGGCCGGCTCGGCAACCGCGAAACGCCGGCCGTGTTGTCGGTGCTGGTGCTCGAGGACTTCGCGATGGCCGCCTACCTGCCGCTGTTCGCGGTGCTCGCGTCCGGCGGTACCGGGCTGGAAGCGGTCGCGGGGATGGCCGTCGCCGTCGGTGCTCTCTTCGCGGCTTTCTTCGCCTCCTATTACTGGGGCCATCACGTCGGACGGCTGGTGGCCAATGCCGACTCCGAGCAGCTGTTGCTGCGGGTGCTGGGCGTGACCCTGTTGGTGGCGGCGCTGGCCGAATCGTTGCACGCCTCGGCGGCCGTCGGCGCTTTCCTGGTCGGGCTCACCCTGACCGGTGACACGGCCAAACGAGCGCGCAAGGTGCTGGGCCCGTTGCGCGACCTCTTCGCCGCGATCTTCTTCGTCGCGATCGGTCTGCAGGTCGACCCGCATGAGCTGGTTCCCATGCTTCCGGTCGCGCTGTTGCTGGCCGCCGTCACCGCGGCCACCAAGGTGGCCACCGGGATCTTCGCCGCCCGGCGCGACGGCGTGGCGCGGCGCGGGCAGTTGCGGGCCGGCACCGCACTCGTCGCGCGGGGCGAGTTCTCGCTGATCATCATCGGATTGGCCGGCGCGGCGATCCCCACCGTGGCCGCGCTGGCGACGGCGTATGTGTTCGTGATGGCGACCCTGGGTCCGGTGCTGGCCCGATTCTCCGGCGGCCCGTCCCCCGCCAGCGGCTGGGGTCCCCGCGCAGCAGGGGAGGGGCCGCAGCCCGAGGGAGCCGGATCGCCGGCCTAG
- a CDS encoding SRPBCC family protein produces MDGNTVSVERVIKAPPNRIFALLADAGKHASFDGSESVNRCTQDSVPLTKGSTFGMAMRGRKETLFLPYRTTNTIIEYEPDRRIAWQTYGLGGLVGGRIWRYELSPADGGTLVRETWDVSQEKNKRMVISGSMPQKTADGMRATLDRIATLVEG; encoded by the coding sequence ATGGACGGAAACACGGTCAGCGTCGAGCGGGTCATCAAAGCACCGCCGAACAGGATCTTCGCGCTACTGGCCGACGCCGGCAAACATGCCAGCTTCGACGGTTCGGAGTCGGTGAATCGCTGCACGCAGGACTCGGTTCCCCTGACCAAGGGTTCAACATTCGGGATGGCGATGCGGGGGCGCAAGGAGACGTTGTTCCTCCCCTACCGCACGACCAACACCATCATCGAGTACGAGCCGGATCGTCGCATCGCGTGGCAAACCTACGGGCTGGGCGGCCTGGTCGGTGGCCGCATCTGGCGTTACGAGCTTTCGCCCGCGGACGGCGGCACGCTGGTGCGCGAAACCTGGGACGTGTCGCAGGAAAAGAACAAGCGGATGGTCATCAGTGGCTCGATGCCGCAAAAGACCGCCGACGGTATGCGCGCCACCCTGGACCGGATCGCGACGCTTGTCGAGGGCTAG
- a CDS encoding HD domain-containing phosphohydrolase, protein MSSRIAEPPPAGEGPRRAELLAALSVAIDLGLGQPAEHMLRAAMIATRLADRLGLTDAQRDCVYYTTLVMWIGCHADSHEYARWFGDDIAVRHDSYLVDWSGLPYWRFLMGNIGRGQPLAQRLTIMATLFANARGQLSRLIHSHCTSAALLADRIGLGPDVQASLAFAFERYDGGGLPAGSHGDEIPIQMRVAQLADMVEVHHRTYGVEGAVAMARGRRGGQFDPKVVDTFLHNADAILSGPGPGDAWTAAVREAPDRHQRLDDNGLDALLVAFGDFVDLKCPFTLGHSRVVAGLAGDAALAAGVDAASAALTRRAGHVHDLGRIGVSNQIWSKPGSLTAGEFERVRLHPYLTARILNQVRGLGRLAEVAGNHHECLNGSGYPRGLAGTALSLPDRILAAAVSYQSACEPRPYRNELPPGAASRRLHERVSAGELDPVAVEAVLHAAGRPAQRPKPRPDGLTPREIEVLCLVARGASNKEIAGALVITEKTARNHVERTYAKIGVSNRIGASMYALQQGLSLPAAEN, encoded by the coding sequence ATGTCGTCGCGCATAGCCGAGCCGCCGCCGGCGGGCGAGGGGCCCCGCCGGGCCGAATTGCTCGCGGCGCTATCGGTGGCGATCGACCTCGGCCTGGGACAGCCCGCCGAGCACATGCTGCGCGCGGCGATGATTGCGACCCGGCTCGCGGATCGGCTGGGACTCACCGACGCGCAACGGGATTGCGTTTACTACACGACGTTGGTGATGTGGATCGGATGTCACGCCGACTCCCATGAATACGCGCGGTGGTTCGGCGATGACATTGCGGTACGCCATGACTCGTATCTGGTCGACTGGTCGGGCCTGCCGTATTGGCGGTTCCTGATGGGCAACATCGGTCGCGGTCAGCCGTTGGCGCAGCGGCTGACCATCATGGCCACCCTGTTCGCCAATGCGCGCGGTCAGTTGTCCCGGCTCATCCACTCGCACTGCACCTCCGCGGCGCTGCTGGCGGATCGCATCGGCCTGGGCCCCGACGTCCAGGCGTCGCTCGCCTTCGCTTTCGAGCGCTACGACGGCGGCGGCCTGCCCGCCGGTTCGCACGGCGACGAGATTCCGATCCAGATGCGTGTTGCCCAGCTCGCCGACATGGTCGAGGTGCACCACCGCACCTACGGTGTCGAGGGCGCCGTGGCGATGGCTCGCGGCCGCCGCGGGGGCCAGTTCGACCCGAAGGTCGTCGACACGTTCCTGCACAATGCCGACGCGATCCTGTCCGGTCCCGGCCCCGGCGATGCGTGGACCGCAGCGGTGCGCGAAGCGCCCGATCGTCACCAACGGCTCGACGACAACGGGCTGGACGCACTGCTTGTCGCGTTCGGTGACTTCGTCGACCTCAAATGTCCTTTCACCCTTGGACATTCGCGTGTGGTGGCCGGGCTCGCCGGCGATGCGGCACTGGCGGCCGGCGTCGATGCCGCCTCGGCGGCCCTGACGCGACGTGCGGGCCACGTTCACGACCTGGGCCGCATTGGTGTGTCGAATCAAATCTGGTCCAAGCCAGGGTCGTTGACCGCGGGGGAATTCGAGCGGGTGCGACTGCATCCCTATCTCACCGCCCGGATCCTCAACCAGGTTCGTGGTCTGGGGCGGCTGGCCGAAGTCGCCGGAAACCACCATGAATGCCTGAACGGATCGGGATATCCACGCGGACTTGCCGGTACCGCGCTGAGCCTGCCCGACCGTATCCTGGCAGCGGCGGTCAGTTACCAATCCGCTTGTGAACCAAGGCCTTACCGCAATGAGCTGCCGCCCGGCGCGGCGAGTCGGCGGCTGCACGAGCGGGTGAGCGCCGGTGAGCTCGACCCCGTCGCCGTCGAAGCGGTGTTGCATGCGGCGGGCCGGCCCGCCCAACGGCCCAAGCCCCGTCCGGACGGTCTCACCCCGCGCGAGATCGAGGTGCTCTGCCTGGTCGCCCGCGGCGCGTCGAACAAGGAAATCGCCGGGGCGTTGGTGATCACCGAGAAGACCGCCCGCAACCATGTGGAGCGAACGTACGCCAAGATCGGTGTCTCAAATCGCATCGGCGCCAGCATGTACGCCCTGCAGCAGGGGTTGTCGTTACCGGCTGCCGAAAATTGA
- a CDS encoding Rv3235 family protein: MTISSVNPAHRDDFAVVPVVEYEPPPREVPRNVAGCRQPAVARRSGGGPRRPYSGRPVRQPEPTTAVWSAAMRQAAAFADAALRRVLEVIDHRRPVTQLQPLLVRGLVDSVLSVSQSSGGRQGAAVLRRMRLQPVGHRDPETAAEVFGCYSRGDRIHAIAARVEKLPTSNGIRWQVVALHIG; this comes from the coding sequence TTGACTATCAGCTCCGTAAACCCCGCTCACCGTGACGATTTCGCCGTCGTGCCGGTCGTCGAGTACGAACCGCCGCCACGGGAGGTGCCGCGCAACGTCGCCGGGTGCCGGCAGCCGGCCGTGGCACGCCGAAGCGGCGGTGGGCCGCGCCGGCCTTACAGCGGGCGGCCGGTCAGGCAACCCGAGCCGACGACGGCGGTCTGGTCCGCGGCAATGCGTCAGGCGGCGGCGTTCGCCGACGCCGCGCTGCGCCGGGTGCTGGAGGTCATCGATCACCGGCGGCCGGTCACCCAGCTTCAGCCGCTGTTGGTGCGCGGCCTCGTCGACTCCGTGCTGTCGGTCAGCCAGTCGAGCGGCGGGCGCCAGGGTGCCGCGGTGCTGCGCCGGATGCGGCTGCAGCCGGTCGGGCACCGGGATCCGGAAACCGCCGCCGAGGTGTTCGGCTGCTACAGCCGCGGCGACCGCATCCACGCGATCGCCGCTCGGGTGGAGAAGCTGCCCACCAGCAACGGAATCCGGTGGCAGGTGGTGGCTCTGCACATCGGTTGA
- the ppk2 gene encoding polyphosphate kinase 2, whose protein sequence is MGTSNHGAPAAKVKKKKSPARDAARISDAVYEAELFRLQAEFVKLQEWVRYSGSRVVVLFEGRDAAGKGGAIKRITEYLSPRTATIAALPVPTGRERGQWYYQRYIAHLPSEGEIVLFDRSWYNRAGIEKVMGFCTPQEHALFLRQTPIFEQMLIDDGILLRKYWFSVSESEQLRRFKARRNDPVRRWKLSTTDLESVYRWEDYSRARDEMMVHTDTPVSPWYIVDSDIKKHARLNMMHHLLSSISYHEVDQPKVDLPARPVLSGNYQRPPRELSTYVDDYAATLIEA, encoded by the coding sequence GTGGGCACTTCGAATCACGGCGCACCGGCAGCGAAGGTGAAGAAAAAGAAATCGCCGGCGCGCGACGCTGCCAGGATCTCCGATGCCGTCTATGAAGCCGAATTGTTCAGGCTACAAGCAGAATTCGTGAAGCTGCAGGAGTGGGTGCGGTATAGCGGCTCGCGAGTCGTAGTGCTCTTCGAAGGCCGCGACGCCGCAGGCAAGGGTGGTGCAATCAAACGGATCACCGAATACCTCAGTCCCCGTACCGCCACTATCGCCGCCTTGCCGGTGCCCACGGGTCGAGAACGTGGCCAGTGGTACTACCAGCGGTATATCGCGCATCTGCCCTCCGAGGGCGAAATCGTGCTGTTCGACCGATCGTGGTACAACCGCGCCGGCATCGAGAAAGTCATGGGATTCTGCACGCCGCAAGAACATGCGCTGTTTTTGCGGCAGACTCCGATATTCGAGCAGATGCTGATCGACGACGGGATTCTGCTGCGCAAGTACTGGTTTTCGGTTTCCGAGTCCGAACAGTTGCGCCGTTTCAAGGCGCGCCGTAACGATCCCGTCCGGCGCTGGAAACTGTCCACGACGGACTTGGAATCGGTGTACCGCTGGGAGGACTATTCGCGCGCCAGAGACGAGATGATGGTGCACACCGATACGCCGGTAAGTCCCTGGTACATAGTGGATTCCGATATCAAGAAGCACGCGCGGCTGAACATGATGCACCACCTGTTGTCCAGCATCTCCTACCACGAGGTCGACCAGCCGAAGGTTGATTTGCCGGCACGTCCGGTCCTCAGCGGCAACTACCAGCGTCCGCCGCGCGAGCTGTCGACGTATGTCGACGACTACGCCGCGACCTTGATCGAGGCCTAG